Sequence from the Thermococcus nautili genome:
CTCGATGTTGGGAATCTGGCCGTCGTAGAGCTCGTTGACGCGCCTGACGACCCTTCTGACAACCCTATTGAGCAGCTTTTCGTCGTGGATTCCAACTTCGAGCATTGCCCTCTGGATGGCCCACCTTATACGCTCCCTATCAAAAGGTACGATTCTACCGTCTCTTTTCATCACTTTTTCAACGGCCATATAAACACCCCTGACACACAGCTGTGTATAAATCTGACCATTGGTAAAATTATCAGCACCGCCACTCTCGCCGGGTTCCCTAATATACCTTGCCCCGCCTTGACTTGCCATCCTGACGAATTCTGACTTATCACCTTGGATGGTAGGGAACGGATAGAAAAAGGCGATGGATGGTTTAGATGGCCTCGTATATCAGCTTCAACCGGTACGCGTGGGTCAGCTCCTCCCTCGCGAGGTGCATGAACAGGTCGCTGAAGGGCTCATCTAAGAGCTTCGCGAGCTTTGAGTACATTTCGTAGGCGTGCTTTTCCCTCAGGACGGCCTCAACAACGAGCTCCTCAAGGCTCTCCGGTTTGGCTCTTTCATCGCTCAACACCGGTTCTATTGACAGTTCGTCCATGTAGTCGAGGATTAGGCTCTCGAGGGTCCCCTCGTTCAGGAGTCCCGTCAGGGTCTCGCGGTGCCTGAGTTCCTCCTCCGCCATGAGCGCGAAGGTGTCTCTCAGCTCGGGTCTCTCGAAGAGCGCGTACGTTTCCCCTAGCTTGTAGAGGTTGTAGAGTTCGTTCTCCTGCCAGATTAGCCTCTCTATCAGCTCCCTCGCCTTCATTCCACAACCCTCAGGTAGTCCAAGAGCTCCCTTATGCTCGGCAGAACGAGGTCGGGCTTAACTCCACTCCGCTCAACGTCCTCTAAGGTGCTCACGCCTGTGAGAACCATTATCGCCTTCATGCCGAAGCGCTTAGCAAAGGCAATGTCCGTGTCGAGCCTGTCGCCCACCATCCAGATTTCATCAACTGGTCCAAGCTTCTCCCTCACTATCTCGTAGGCCGGTTCGTTGGGCTTTCCTATGATTAGGGGCTCTCGGTCAGTTGAGGCCTTCAGCGACGCTATTATTGCCCCTGCCCCAGGGTAGAGTCCCTCCTCCGCGGGGTAAGTGGTGTCGGGGTTCGTTCCGATAAAGCTCGCCCCGTTCCTTATCGCCAGCGTCCCGTACTTGAGCTTCTCGTAGGTTAGCTTGGGGTCGAGACCAACCACAACGTGCTCGATTTCCTTCCATTTTCCTTCCCTGCACTCATCGAGGCTTACAACGCCCCAGCCGAGCCTTTTCATCTCCTCGTGGAGGCCATCTCCCCCGATGACGAAGATTTTCCCTGGTTCCATATGCTTGGCCATGTAGAGCCTCGTGGCGAGGCCCGAGGTAACTATTCTCTCCGCCGGAACGTCTATGCCCATCGAGAGGAGCTTTTGCCTGTAGGTCTCTGGCGTTCTGGTCGAGTTGTTGGTGAGGAAGACGAATGGAATACCCTTTTCCCTCAGGTATTTGATTACCCCCCGCGAACCATCAATCGGCCGGTTTCCGCGGTAGATGACGCCGTCCATGTCGAATATGATTCCAATCATGCTCCCACCGGAGGGAGAAGGTGGGGGAAGTATAAAAGCTCACTGGCTCGCGTCGAGCCTCAGCGTCACGTCTATTCCATCGGTCTGACACTCGTTGCCCGCCTTGGCCGGGAGTTCAAGGGTCATCCTTACTTCAGCCTTCTCCCCCGGCTTGAGCTTTACCGGCAGGGATATCGTCTTCCCGCTGAGCTCGTCGAGGGTTCTGTTCACGGGGATTGTTCTTCCGTTCACGCTGATTGTTTTCAGAACCAGCCACTTTCCGAGTTCTCCTTTTTCGGGGGTTGAATCAACGGCTTTCTCCGCCGGGGACATCTTCACCTCGTAGTTTCGGACGTTTAGCGTCAGTGTCAGCCGGTTCATCGTGACCGTGCCCCTGTTCTTGACGAGGAATGTCACGTTTCTGTTCTCCCCGGGGAGCAGGTTGCTCAGGTCGAAGAGCTTGAGCTCGTTGTAGAAGCGCTTTCCGTCCTTACTTATGGCGATGTCGAACTCGGCAGTTGTCACGGTGTTGCCCTTAGAGATTGCCGCGTCGGTGAAGTGGGATTTGGCTGCTCCGGAGACAGCTACTATCAGCGCCACTACAACAACGATTATCCGAAGTTCTACCTTAACTGCTTTCATTAGTAACACCGTATAATGTTGGAAGTACCCCTTATATGTTTTTCGATGTTCGGAAGTAACTAGTCACTCATGGACATAGATATTCAGCTTGAGG
This genomic interval carries:
- a CDS encoding ferritin family protein; protein product: MKARELIERLIWQENELYNLYKLGETYALFERPELRDTFALMAEEELRHRETLTGLLNEGTLESLILDYMDELSIEPVLSDERAKPESLEELVVEAVLREKHAYEMYSKLAKLLDEPFSDLFMHLAREELTHAYRLKLIYEAI
- a CDS encoding HAD-IIA family hydrolase, which produces MIGIIFDMDGVIYRGNRPIDGSRGVIKYLREKGIPFVFLTNNSTRTPETYRQKLLSMGIDVPAERIVTSGLATRLYMAKHMEPGKIFVIGGDGLHEEMKRLGWGVVSLDECREGKWKEIEHVVVGLDPKLTYEKLKYGTLAIRNGASFIGTNPDTTYPAEEGLYPGAGAIIASLKASTDREPLIIGKPNEPAYEIVREKLGPVDEIWMVGDRLDTDIAFAKRFGMKAIMVLTGVSTLEDVERSGVKPDLVLPSIRELLDYLRVVE